DNA sequence from the Salvia splendens isolate huo1 chromosome 19, SspV2, whole genome shotgun sequence genome:
TTATAATCCGACTCGATGATGATTCTGGGTGGATCATTATCACTTCCTTCTCTCACATCCGACTTTACCACCACCGCCATGTGACCATGCCCTTCCTGAAACAGCTTCAGCACCTCGAACAACGACCAACTCTCATACACCCTCAGGATTCTCCTGATCGTTAGCTTTCTTATGGGAGTCTCCTCCGCTGGATGGTACAGCATCAAGTTTTTAACAAGAATGAGGCCGATGATGTTGGCTGGATTGTCCGAATAAATCGGTACTCGGCTGTGGCCCTTGCCGGAGATTGTCTTCATAGTGTGGCTAGAGAGACATATATTATTGCATTGGAGTGAGTGAAGATAGATAAAAGAATGGAAGGTCGATGCTTACAGATCGAATTTGGAGTTGATGTCGAGGGAGAAGGCTTTGGACAATGGCGTCATGGCGTCTTTAGCCTTCTTCTCCACCATGCCTAATGCTCCGCTTATGATATTCGTTTCGTCATCTGTCAGATCTCCGCCTTTTCCGGCCTGAAACATACAATGCCAAAAAAATCTCAACATATCAGCAAAGTTCAAACATAAGCGTATCACTACTTAATTGCGTTTGCAGAACCTTAACGCCGTGCAAATCCACCAATGTCTTCAGCTCTGCTCTTCTGAATATTAGGGGATGGTTTTCTCCAAGAAGCCAGTCTAACACCTGCCCAAACCTAAACTTGTTACTCCTCTTATTGCAAGTATGTGACTTGTCGGAACGATGTTGGATTGCTACCTTACTGACAGGATACGATACAGGGCTTAATATTAAGAGCAGCAACCGAACAAAAAGAGCCAACTTTGCGCCGAAACCCAAACCATGCCTTGTGCACACAGCTTGAGGAATGACCTACGTACACCACATACTAATatcatgagagagagagagagcctaTTAGCCTAAGATTTGGGTCGGTGATATATAAATAGCATCACGGATCACCTCTACAAAAGCCACCACAAGAATGATTGAAACCAGAATGGCAAACCAGAATGGAAGAATTCTATCCAGGAAAAGGGGAAGAGCCTGTACCAAAAAAAAACTTCAGTCTATTGAGATCAACATCCTTATACTCAAAGTAGCAAGCATACCTCGGTAGCAAGGGATTTGGCAATGAGCAGCGTACATAAGAGGAAGCATTCATTCTTGACAAGGGGAAGAACCTTAGCTGGTCACAAGAGCAGTCGAAAAATAAGTACTACAGTTACAAATTATCAAACAAGAAAATGTAGGTAGATAACAAAACCAGCATTCTTCCGATCTTTGGGCAAGCCAGCCTTCACAAGGACTTCAAGATCGACCTTGCTGTGTGATAAGAGCCCCAGACTAAGCCCAGATGTGAGGCCCGCAAATACAACCAGGCCTGAGGAGACTACAACATCCATCCAGAACTGTCTAACACAGCATCGTATGTATTCTTCTCCCATTTTGCCTTACTCTAACACCAATATTACAAATTCAATGTACCTACCACTAATCATAGTTGAGAATCAACAAAACTGGCATaaatatattcaaaaaataatcaaGGGACTGCCAAAAAGGGTGACATTTACAATACACTTGGACTGATTACTACAAAATCTAGTGAAGGAACATACAGCATGAATGATAAACATTCAATTAACTTGTTAATAGGCGGCCATATTGCCCCAATAAACAAGAAATTATCGTTTGGACACTATGCAAAACTGGAATAATTACGCATatcatatactagtatatatataCAGTTAATGGATTTTTTGCAATTGACGAGATAAATGGGACAAGAACTACATATCAATTAACTTAGAGAAAAGATTAGCTACAACAGATTTGGAATTTTGCAATACATCGAAATATCATCTACCAATGTCCCATTTTTTTGTCTCTTTGTTTATTTGCTTTGGTTAGTTATTAAACATCTAACTGAATAAGCTTGGGTTGGGCCTGATGAAACCAAAATGAACTTATAAAATTGTGAGATCTGAATTGGACTTAAGAATCAGCTTGTGTGTACCCAAGTGCTTTATCTTAATCAGCTTGTGTGTACCCCGGTGATTTGCCATGAATTAATTCAGTAAATATAGAGCACAAGCAAATAAAGGTTATCGAGTGTGTATGATCATTTTGTATCTTGAAACAAGTGTAGAGCATGAAAGGTTAAATATAATACGAATATGTCTACAACTAAATGCTTCTCGATTTACAGATCCATGTCTTATTGAGCAATGTAGTTCATGTTTTAGTGGTTTTTCCATTGGAgattagtactactagtatatttatttgttgCATGATAAACTTGATATCCGTTTGCTTCTGTAATAGGGTTTTGATAgcctttaaaaaaaattgtaaattaattttatgtttggCAGAGAAATACAGATTTAAAAGGAATCTAGGgggaaattgaaaatttaaagaATCTACTAAGGGAGAAAAAATTCACTAGTCTAGACATACCATTTGGCATAATGATTTGGTATGCAACAAATAATTATTTGACATGTGGAAATCTAAAAAAGTTATATTCCAACTATACATAACTATACATGGAAGTTAATGgatgtaagagcatccacatcggtgATCTCCTGGACGGACGACGTCCATACCGCTGGCACGGCAACGCGCTGTCTGCcattgcgctcttgccgctggcacgacgcTACTCGaagcatcgagcacgtccgtgccgctgagcaggctgacgtgaCGCGAcgggattggccaacggcatagccgttggcattttcaaaattttatttttaaaaaattcaaatttaatttaaaaaatgtttttaaataaaaaaaagtattttcccacttcccaataaattatatccgttttctccccacttttaatttatttttcaaaatttttcccaaaattcacattttcatctataaataccccaatttcaacacaaaaaatttcccaccacactacacaattcttatctaaattctctcatcaattctcaatctttcaccaTCACAAAAAAATATCACGCTCCGGTGATCACCCCTTCGACTctcgcggttggaaccacgaatggttcaaCCCAACACCATTCCCTCATCCGGATACGGAATTCTCGCCCCCTCCTCAAACCAAAGGTTCTCaaattccgggtggctaccgacCTTATCCGGTGGACGAGCAAGATGCCACCGATGGGCGATATGGGTGGGCACCCAAATAAGGATCGGAAGGGATCGACGGCTCCCAAACTCCGGAGGACAACCCTATcgctcttcctcctcttcctcgtaGTGTTCCTACTCATAGTCGTGGCGGTGACCTTCACGTCCGCACCTCGTACACTCCGCTGGAGATGGAGAAGATGTTCAAAGCCTATTCGAAAATATCTGAAGATCCGGAAACCGGCACGGACCAAACCGGGGAGAGGTTTTGGTGGCGcctctctcgccggtacaatgccaaCCGACCGGAGGGAACCATCGAGcacaacgagagtatggtgcgcaatgccatcttcagagccaacgaagaaatccaaaagttgcaggggtattacctccaggaacaacggtcggcggggagcggcaggagCAAGGCCGACATCATCACGGCCACCATGTTGACCTACCACTCCATgcattacaaaccattcaagcaCCTCTGCGCTTGACAGCAGGTGCGTAGaaatccgaagtataggggatgattatcatcctcctccagcaaacgaCCGAGGTCGTTATCTCTATCCGACGGTGGCTCcaatgaggtggctagccagcttgccggagttaacttgggtagccctgacgcgggcccgagcagttcccaacgccggccgcaaggaagaaagaaggcgacggccaaccgccgtcgcgccgcgactccatccgcctccactccctttgtgccacttcaacccccaccaactcgctgtggacccttttggctcaactcaatttgACCGATAGGTCTCGGAtgactcccgagcaacttgattcacatttggcaatgatacgggtcTCCGAAAAACATTGAGGATATGGCCAGGGACTAGTCTTCCACGAGAGtatgtttaattatgtaatttttaatttgtaggattttaattatgtaatttttaatttttaggattttaagtatgtaatttttaatttttagggctttaattatgtaattttaaatttttaggattttaattatgtaatttttatttttttgtaatttgtaatagtattatgggtatttttaatgtattttaatatcgtggaaatgtttttatttaaattaaataatagaatgatgggacccttgagcatgtccttgcagaagaacatgaatgtgagtgttgtgctctcaTGGAAGAACatgaagtaaaaaatgaataaaagtggatcCAGGCCCACTacattcaattattattttaaattatggaaagtttttcaaaatattttggaCTTAACGTCATATACATACTCCCAATCTAATCGGATTAATATATTCGTATAATTATGCATGTCTtaaccattttattttattatttataaaaatttcttaaatttttatatgctatcaaaaaagtagaaaaaaattaaaaataacaagtACAGTGGACTCTTCAGTCTTCACTCTTGCACGGCCAGCACCATCGCGAAATCAATGAGGTTGTTCGCCGGGAAAACGGAAACCACCATGGATGATGTCGATCGTTTGTTCCAATGCTTCAAATGCGGAGTTTCTCCTCCCCGTATTGTCTCTCACATCCCTTTTTCCTCTATACTAGCAGTATTTAAAATTCATCCCACTTTTGCTTATGTCTGGATTTTAATTAGAGTTCTCAATTAACAATGTTCCATTTTTAGAATCTGCTATCAGAGAAAAACGAAAAGGAAAGCGAAAGTTAAAGCAGCATAATTCACCAAAATCACAAGAACCCCCAATTTCTGCAAATAAGAGTGTGAATTTGAAAACTGCCAAACAGTTCTCTCCGGTTGTGTTCTACGGTACTCCGCATGGGGTTCCTCCGAAAAGGCCTGCTCGTTTGCTGAAGCTGTTGCGTGAAATTCGCGTTGATCTCGCCGAACAAACTAAGCTAAGGTAAAATCTTTTGTATTAATTGGGGAATTGCCATGATTATTGGTGACTGAGAATTCGTATCAATGTGTTTTTGTTAGGGAGGATGTTTGGACTACTTTTCCAAGGCAAGATGATGCGATGAAATTTTCTAAACAGCATGGAAATGTACGTTTGTTTAGCTACCAAGATCATATGAATGGTCAGAGGAGGTTTCTTGTTTCTTCATACAAGGAGTTCTGGCGGAGGTTAATTTGATGCTTTTCTAGTTTTATCTCATCTGACATTTTATGTGTGGCATATGTGCATAACTTTGCAGCTGTTTGTCTTATACAGGTATAAAGAAATGAGTTCAAAATTTCGTCACCATTATGAAGTAATTGAAGAGGTAGTGCCTTGCTTTTCACTTGGAATCCAGTCCTAAGAAAATGAGCTCAATAAGTAATTTTGAAAGGTAAACTAAGTTCCACAGTAAAAAATTCTTCTTGTATACCGatgattgttttatttttaggcACTACCATGCCACCTCTATTTTGATTTGGAGTACAATACAAAGGAAAATGTTGATAGAAATGGAGATGAAATGGTGGATCTCTTGTTAATTATCACCTTCGATGCATTACTTGAGAAGTATTCCATCCAAGGAAGCGAAGATTTTGTTATAGAGCTTGATTCATCAACTGAAGGTAATACATTTGCCATCTTCTCGCCACCCTATTTTGTAACTTAACCGTCTTTCTCTGATAATTACTACATGGATAGCTGTATGTTCTTacaatattttattaacatcaaaGCATGCTGACAAATACTTGCTTACTCATGCATACTTTTGTATATTGAGTTTTATCTTGTTTtcagtatttatttaatttgttcacAGATAAGTTCTCTCGTCATTTAATCATCCGCTTACCCAAGACTGCATTTAAAGACAATTCACATGTTGGTTCTTTTGTTGCTGAGGTATGTTTCGGTTGGAATTACCAGAATGGTGTATCCTCTTCATAAACTTTATGTCTAGTCATTATATGTTTGTTAGCAAATGAAATCAATATCTTTTGGTACTCTTTGTCCATTATATGTCTAGTCAATTATTTTGTCTAGTCTTGGCAACTAGAACTTCTCCACGAGTATACTGTGATGCTGTTTTATTAAGCAGTTATTTTGCAACCATTGAATTGGTCATCAAcactaattttctattttgtcgAAATAGGAATGTGAAGATGTATTTTTTGGTttgttctatttttttactaaatgTCAAAATGTCTTACCTcttcattttacttttttttgcaGATATGTTCACGCATTCATAGTTACAGAGGAAGAGATCAAAATTATAACAAACTTTTAATTTCCAAGGGTGGCAATTCCATTGATAGTGATTTCCATCTTTTTGTGGATACAGCTGTTTATTCTAGGAACCGTTGTTTCCGACTACCCTTTTCGTCAAAAGCAGGGAAGAACTCGGTTCTTCTGCCCAGTGGCCGTTTTAGATGTAAGGACATGGTGAGGACTTTAGAAACATGAAGTTGCAATTCATCATCTAATTGATGTATACCTTGATTGCCTTAGTGATTTGTATTTTCGAATTTCTGCATATGCTTTACTAACTTAAAAATCATTTCAACAATATCagtttcagtttcagttttTAAGGACTTGAAACATGTGCTTCAACTTGGAACCATTTATGTGTTGCTTGGTAGCTGGACGTGCTCAGTTTTGTCATAATCTGTTAACTTGTGCaaaatctatatattttttgggaatcCTATAAATATTAAACAATGTATTACAAactatcaaaataaattaataatgcaACTTTTGTGGCAGAGTGAAGAAGAAATATTTATGGCTTCTTTGATTTGCAACTTGGATGTTGATTCTGCCAAACTTCTGATCTGCAAAATGGATTTAgattgtgtgaaagccttgcATTTTGAGACCGAGGTAAGCTTTTCTTGCtccattatcttttttttcatgattttttttaattgctctctcagtctctctctctctctctctgtgtctCTCTGTGATAATATTAGCACTCAATATCTAAAAAATTCTTTGTAGCAGATTCCCAATGATATCCAGAATCATTCTGAATGCCTCGGAAAATTTGATATCAATGCCTGGAAAACAGATCCTTCAACAACTTGCTTGATGGAAAAATCACCATTCCCAGCTCTGGATGCTTTTATTATAGCCATTGCTTCTAATGGAAATGTACCAGGTGTGCCATGGTCACACAACACTGTTTCTGTAGCCATTCTGTATCAGTAGGAGTAGTTAATTTAATGATATGGTACTCATGTTTTCTGCACTTGTTTCTTTATGTTTCCCTCTATTCCTTGGGCATATTGCTTCAACATTTTATCATATTGAGTTCGGCTTCTTCCTTTGCAGGAAAAATTCGAAGCTGGTGCTGGTTTTCAGACTATGCATTGATCGTTTACAGTATGTCAAGAAACAGATATTGTGAACGAATTGGCAGAGAACATAAAAGCAATCATGGTATTTTCCACTTTTTATGATTTGCGGCTAGTATTTGGAAATTTTCTTGTATTTTCTGCAATAATACTTATATTCCAACATAATAGCTATgattgcatattctttggggctccttggtatgatggaatggaatgggggtggaatggaatgaagatAGGAATGAAATGTCAATTTCTTTTGATTTCCTTCGCATTTTCATCTATTCCCTCATTCATTCCATCACACCAAGCAAATGAATAGAATGGAAGTAGGAATCACATTCCATTCCACCATTCCATTCTATCATACCAAGGTATAGATAAACTTGTATATTGACAAGCGATGTTTGTTTCAGTTATATATGTCGTTGACCTGAGAAGAGCTCTTTATTATCAAAAGTGCCATGATCCAGATTGCAGAGGTAGAGTATCTGATACATTCAGTCCATCTCATCTTTGAAACACCTTCTAACATGTTAGGATTCGAGTTGTAACACACTGTTTGGATGCACCAGGTTATCGATCTCCACTGCGTGAAGTCCCCGAGGATGCTATTCCTGATCCAGTTTCATTCTGCAATCTTCCAAGAGGAAATGACACTAGTTTTGCTGGTGATGAGAAATTAATAGACAGCTGCAGGAAAGAAGAATGGTGGATTGAAGCTGTAAGAGTTGCAGAGGAAGTGGAAAAAATACAGACAGCGTTGGATCTTACTGAGATGGTTAGCATGCATATCGTCTATATCTCTATCTAACAAGCCCCCATTCGTTTATTTAGACAAAGTCGAAACCATTTTCTCTTGTCTAGCAGGATGAAGCaagtgaagaagatgaaaacTGGTGGATGGCTGCTGTCAATATAGCATCAGAGACTGAATTGAGATACCTTCAAGGAAGCTAGCATCTCGAGCCATATTAATCCCCATTTGTCATCGACCAAGTTATATTCCAACTACTTAATTGATGGGTTGCCGTACTAGATGGAGAGAGAGTTAATGCTGTTTATGAGTTCATATTTTCACTGAAATCGTAGGCTCAGTTGCATGCCTATGTTATATGACTTGAATTAAAAAACTGTTAATATTAGCAAATTGCAAGAATACGCCACAAATGGATGCGAAAGTTTGTTTGATAAGTTGTGATCAAATTGCAAAAGAAATAGAGATAAGCATTATCTCTATTAAACGGCTAAATCGCAAATACCCAATCCCTATCCAAAAAAAACATCTATCTATAGATATAAACAACCAGTCCTGGCATTCACCATTTCCTTGCCCAACTGAATAGAATGATAGCAAAAGCTTACTCGAATATATTGAAACTTATAATATTACTTAGTTTCGAGTGTGTCATACTACAACATAAGTATCACATTTGATAAACAAGATACCGAGGCGCATATATTGAAACTTATAATCAGAAGGAGGGGAAGTGTGTCCCGTGCCATGGGCCTCGAGCTCTAGCAATCTAATGCGCGAAGCCGAGGCCTCAGCCATCAAAGTGTCTTGAAACTCTGTAACATGTCGCTCCTCCTCCCCGTCAGACGGGAAGTCCTCCAATGCCCCAAACATGTTGCTGTCCACCGCAACAATGGCCAAAGAGTCATTCACATGTCGGGGTCTGTACGATGGGGAGAGGGATCCACCACCGCTCTGAGTCTCTGAAGCCGAATCTTGGCCCTCTGTGTCGGGGTCACCACCCCCCTCTGACTGAACCTCTGTCGGATTCACAAGCtgctgcttcttcttcaatcttTGCCTCTCCCTCTTCCTGGCCCGGCTGGCTGCACTGCGTgccgtcttcttcttctttccagGAACAATGAATCCATCATCCTCTGTCTCATGTGTCCCTTCCATGGCTGTTCCCGAAGGCCCAGCCTCAAAGAAGTGTCCCAGGGCCTTCGGGCCACGCTCCGGATGAGCAGTCTCCCTCTGAAGGATACGGACGGCTGGTCTCTGTAACTGGTGAGTCTCTGGCTACCGTGTCACGGGAGTCTGTTTCTGTACTCCAAAGTTCCCAACCTGTGGGACTCCAATGTGAGGGGCTCCTACAGTGTACCCACCTCGAGGCTGTCCCTCTTGTCCCCTGCTGGGAGCGGTCTCGTGGGGCTGATCCCCCCTCTCCTGTCTTGCCGGGGGCTGTTCCCCCCTCCAATGATGAGATGGGCCAGACTGCCTAGATGCCCCATGAGAGTAGTCCTTTTTGGGAGGCGTTGGGCGCTTGCCAAAAGCATAACAGTTGTCCGCATTGTGCCCCACATGCTGACACTCACGACAGTACAACGGTATCTTATCCCACTTGATCTTCAAAGTGACCCTCTTTCCCGCAATATCCAAAGCGATTTCCTCAGGGATAGGCTGGGAGATGTCAACCTCAACAAAAATACGGGCAAAAGAAACCCGCGATCTAGTGATTGTGGCCCGATCCACTTGCACAGCGTGGCCAAACAAATTCCCAATAGCAATTAAAGCAGACTCCTCAAATAAGTGGACAGGTAAAGCAAGAATATTGCACCACAAAGCAACAATGGGGATctaaaaaaatggatcaaaatcAGGGGTCCACTTAAAGACACGCATGGGGTGATGCTCAATATACCAAACAGGAGAGTTATTCGGGCCatttaaaattttcacataatcaCTCATCTCAGATAATTGAATGAAAACATGCTTCGCATTTAAAAAATTCCATGACAAAGTACCTTTTAATTTGATGTTTCCCAAGGCTTTCTGAATCTGGCGGGCAGTAGGGATGGAATGCGAGAACTTTCCGACGATGGCAGGTCCTATACGGCCTGCAAGATCAGTAGACTCATCAGATGAAAAAAACAAACACGGTTTACCTTCAACCATTCGGAGCTCGCCTCTCTTTTGTGCTCGGGCATGATCAAGAAGGATCGGGCCATCCGATGGTTGTCCGAACCTCAACGCATCAGCCATGGAGCGGCCGAAATAAACCTTTGGTTGGTTCTCCAAATTAACTCCATCTCTAATGTTACAACCATTGCCTTTTGAAGTCATACCATCTTGTTTCTTCTCCACCAAGTTCGCCCAAGACATGGGCGCTGCTGTTGAATCCGAGGCCTTTAATTT
Encoded proteins:
- the LOC121779297 gene encoding DUF21 domain-containing protein At2g14520-like produces the protein MGEEYIRCCVRQFWMDVVVSSGLVVFAGLTSGLSLGLLSHSKVDLEVLVKAGLPKDRKNAAKVLPLVKNECFLLCTLLIAKSLATEALPLFLDRILPFWFAILVSIILVVAFVEVIPQAVCTRHGLGFGAKLALFVRLLLLILSPVSYPVSKVLDWLLGENHPLIFRRAELKTLVDLHGVKAGKGGDLTDDETNIISGALGMVEKKAKDAMTPLSKAFSLDINSKFDLHTMKTISGKGHSRVPIYSDNPANIIGLILVKNLMLYHPAEETPIRKLTIRRILRVYESWSLFEVLKLFQEGHGHMAVVVKSDVREGSDNDPPRIIIESDYKIREREVLEVCKTPSRSTSLDILREHLHGSISNEELESLTSRFIDEEVIGIITMEDVLEELLQEQIMDETDHHVEMHDKIRVRFPSSISSSSGKWTTAAASFSSLSSPVPSYISPSSPKLHSPRSLSTLRRSLLVHQLSSISQHISRKSDQAF
- the LOC121780035 gene encoding DNA-directed primase/polymerase protein yields the protein MRLFAGKTETTMDDVDRLFQCFKCGVSPPQSAIREKRKGKRKLKQHNSPKSQEPPISANKSVNLKTAKQFSPVVFYGTPHGVPPKRPARLLKLLREIRVDLAEQTKLREDVWTTFPRQDDAMKFSKQHGNVRLFSYQDHMNGQRRFLVSSYKEFWRRYKEMSSKFRHHYEVIEEALPCHLYFDLEYNTKENVDRNGDEMVDLLLIITFDALLEKYSIQGSEDFVIELDSSTEDKFSRHLIIRLPKTAFKDNSHVGSFVAEICSRIHSYRGRDQNYNKLLISKGGNSIDSDFHLFVDTAVYSRNRCFRLPFSSKAGKNSVLLPSGRFRCKDMSEEEIFMASLICNLDVDSAKLLICKMDLDCVKALHFETEIPNDIQNHSECLGKFDINAWKTDPSTTCLMEKSPFPALDAFIIAIASNGNVPGKIRSWCWFSDYALIVYSMSRNRYCERIGREHKSNHVIYVVDLRRALYYQKCHDPDCRGYRSPLREVPEDAIPDPVSFCNLPRGNDTSFAGDEKLIDSCRKEEWWIEAVRVAEEVEKIQTALDLTEMDEASEEDENWWMAAVNIASETELRYLQGS